Within the Acidimicrobiales bacterium genome, the region ACAGACGGGACCGGCGACTGGCGTCGGGACGTGGCAGCAGAGAAGGCAGGCATCATTCGGGAGGGGCGCCCGCTGGTGCTGGGGGAGACGTCCATCGAGCTCACCGGGGTGTTTGCCGCTGAGTCACCGGACCCGGTGCTGACCCGGGGGGTCGACTTTGGTGTCCGGGGCGCCGAAAGGGCGGTGGGGGGCCAGCTTCTCGAGCTGTGGACCCCGAGTGGAAGTCACGACGGGATCTTCCTGCCCCTGCACGGCGACCACCAGTCCGATAACGCATCGGTTGCCCTGATGGCCGCAGAGGCGTTCCTTGATGCCCCGTTGGGTGAGGACGTGGTGGCCGAGGGGTTTGCCGGAGTCCGGATTCCCGGGCGTCTGGAGGTGATGTCCTCCGAGCCCCTGGTCGTGCTGGACGGGGCTCACAACCAGGATGCGGCCCGAGCCCTAGTTGCGACTGTGTCGACAGTTTTTCCGGTCGGCCGGCGGATTCTGGTGGTGGGCGCGCTGGGGCCCCGCCGGCCGGAAGACTTTTTTGACGAGTTAGTTGCCCTGGCCCCCGATTTGGTGGTGACCTGCACGGCTCCGTCTCCCCGAGCCGTACCGGCTGGGGAGTTGGCCGCCCTAGCCGCCGAGCGACGGATGGAGGTGGAATCGGTGCCGGACGCCGTAGATGCCGTCCGTCTCGCGGTGGCGGCCGCTGAGGAGACCGACCTCGTCTTGGTGACCGGGTCCTTTTACGTGTTGTCGGCGGCCCGTCGGGCCCTGGGCGCTGACCCGGTCGCGGACGACCTGGACGACTTCTAAGGGGTCCGGGCTGGCCCATGCCGCCGTAGCCTGCGGGTATGGATCGAACGCTCGTTATCTGCAAGCCCGATGCCGTGGAACGCCGCCTCGTCGGGGAGATCATCGGCCGTTTCGAGGGTAAGGGCCTCACGGTGGTGGCCGCCGAACTCCGACAGTTGGATACCGAAACCCTGGCCCGGCATTACGAAGAGCACGTCGGGAAGCCCTTCTACGACGACCTCGTGGCCTTCATGTCCCGGTCGCCGTCCATGGTGATGGTCGTCGAGGGACCCGAGGAGACGTTCGCTGTAGTCCGTTCCATGATGGGGACCACCAACCCCCGGGAGGCGGCGCCGGGAACCATCCGAGGAGACCTAGGAACCCTGTTCACCGAGAACCTCGTCCATGGTTCTGACTCCCAGGCCTCGGCCGAACGGGAAATTGGGATCTTCTTTCCCGACCTGGCGGCCTGAGCCCCGGTCGTCGGGTCGGCCGACGATGCCAACCCTTATGCCCGCGTAGGGTGGTGAGACGGTTACGAAGAGTGGCAATTGGGTGACGGGCGCGTTACGTTTCCCGGAGCGAGTGGGGCGGACCTGACCTCTCTCACGAGAACCGACGGAGTACCCGGTCGATGGCCGAACCTGTAGATCGACGGCCACGCGTACAAGGGTCACGGCGCACGGTCTTTGGAGCCCGCGACATCGCCGTCGACCTGGGGACCGCCAACACCCTGGTGTACGTACGCGGCGAGGGGATCGTCTTAGACGAGCCGTCGGTCGTTGCCGTCAACTCGTTGGACGGCAACCTGCTAGCCGTCGGAGACGAGGCCAAACGAATGATCGGGCGGACTCCCGGCTACATCCGCGCTGTCCAACCGTTAAAGGACGGAGTCATTGCCGACTTCGAGATCTGCGAGAAGATGCTCCGCTATTTCATCCAGCAGGTTCACAACCGGCGCTGGGCCAAGCCCCGCATGGTTATCTGCGTCCCGTCCGGAGTGACCGGTGTGGAGCGACGGGCCGTGCAGGAGGCCGCCGAATACGCCGGCGCCCGCCCACCTTCCTACATCATCGAGGAGCCCATGGCGGCGGCCATCGGTGCCGGCCTTCCAGTGGCCGAGCCCACGGGTTCCATGGTGGTCGACGTGGGCGGCGGAACCACCGAGGTGGCGGTCATCTCGCTCGGGGGTGTAGTGGCCAGCCAGTCCTCCAGGGTCGGGGGCGACGAAATGGACGACGCAGTCAAGCAGTTCCTCAAGAAGGTCAAGGGCGTTGACGTGGGCGACCGAACGGCTGAGACAATCAAGATCCGCCTGGGCTCCGCTCACCCGCTAACCCAGGAGATTCGTGCCGCCGTGTCCGGTCGGAGCCTCCGTACCGGCCTGCCCGAATCGGTGGAGTTCTCCACCAGGGAGATCCGCGAGGCCCTAGAGGAGCCGGTTGCTGCCATCATCGACACTGTGAAGGTCACACTGGATCGAACGCCCCCTGAGCTGGCCGCCGACATCATGGACCGGGGCATCACCCTGGTGGGCGGCGGCGCCCTCCTCATAGGTTTGGCCGACAGAATCCGAGCCGAGACCGGCATGCCGGTCTGGTTGGCCTCCGACCCGCTGCGGTCCGTCGTCGAGGGAGCGGGCAGTGTCCTGGAGGAGTTCTCCAGGTTCGGGGAGATGATCTTCGGCGACGACGCGGAATAGATGGTGGCGGTCCCTCGGCCCGCCGGGCGGTCCCGTCCGACGCTCCTCCTGCTGGTTGCCGCCGCACTGACCCTGCTGACTCTCCAGTTCCGGGGAGCCGAACCACTGTCCGCCTTCCAGCAAGGAATCCGTGACGTGCTGGATCCCGTCCGGTCGGCGAGCGAACGGGTGGCGCGACCGGTGCAGTCGGCCTGGCACGGCCTATTCGACTACGACGACCTGCTAGCCGAGAACGAGCGGTTGGCTGACGAGCTGGCCCGCATGCGCGGACGACGGCTTACCGGCGAAGCCGACAAGGAACTACTGGAGCGCCTACTCGGCGAGGTCGACATCGATTACACGACGCTGGAGACCGTCGTCGTCCGGATACTCGGCACACCTCCTGGGAACTTCTCCACCTACTCCCTCGAGGTGGACAAGGGCCAGGACGACGGCCTGGAGGAGGGAATGGCCGTGGTCACCGGGGCCGGCCTGGTGGGACGTTTGGAGGTGGTCGACCGTTCCCGGTCGATCGTACGCCTTGCCACCCATCCGGAGTTCCGGATGGGTGTACGCCTCGTTGGCTCTCAGGACGAGGGCTTAGCCCGCGGCGGAGGGGCCACCGGCCGACTGGTTATCGATGCCGGCATCCGGTTGGATGCCGTGGTGAAGGCCGGCGAGGTGGTGGTCACCTCCGGTGGTCGCAGCCGCTTCCCGGCCGACATCCCGGTCGGACGGGTGTCCGACCCCGATGATGATGCCGAGTTCGACCGTCAGATCATTGTGGACCCGGAGGCCTCCTTAGAGAACCTGAGCTTCCTGAACGTGGTGCTCGATCCCGTCCGCTTCGATCTCGAGCCGAGCAGGCGACGGTGATCGGCC harbors:
- a CDS encoding rod shape-determining protein, translating into MAEPVDRRPRVQGSRRTVFGARDIAVDLGTANTLVYVRGEGIVLDEPSVVAVNSLDGNLLAVGDEAKRMIGRTPGYIRAVQPLKDGVIADFEICEKMLRYFIQQVHNRRWAKPRMVICVPSGVTGVERRAVQEAAEYAGARPPSYIIEEPMAAAIGAGLPVAEPTGSMVVDVGGGTTEVAVISLGGVVASQSSRVGGDEMDDAVKQFLKKVKGVDVGDRTAETIKIRLGSAHPLTQEIRAAVSGRSLRTGLPESVEFSTREIREALEEPVAAIIDTVKVTLDRTPPELAADIMDRGITLVGGGALLIGLADRIRAETGMPVWLASDPLRSVVEGAGSVLEEFSRFGEMIFGDDAE
- the ndk gene encoding nucleoside-diphosphate kinase; the protein is MDRTLVICKPDAVERRLVGEIIGRFEGKGLTVVAAELRQLDTETLARHYEEHVGKPFYDDLVAFMSRSPSMVMVVEGPEETFAVVRSMMGTTNPREAAPGTIRGDLGTLFTENLVHGSDSQASAEREIGIFFPDLAA
- a CDS encoding bifunctional folylpolyglutamate synthase/dihydrofolate synthase, whose product is MTGSAGQLPVEDFAGALRFLDRFVNLEAAAGRIHGLSLDAMRGLVEVMGDPQGDVPVVHVTGTNGKGSVASMVAALLTAAGLRVGTYSSPHVDTVRERLTIDGQLISEESFADLLADVERYAAVAPERPSYFELLTAAAFLWFSNEAAQVGVVEVGLLGRYDATNVVDSAVAVVTNVGRDHTDGTGDWRRDVAAEKAGIIREGRPLVLGETSIELTGVFAAESPDPVLTRGVDFGVRGAERAVGGQLLELWTPSGSHDGIFLPLHGDHQSDNASVALMAAEAFLDAPLGEDVVAEGFAGVRIPGRLEVMSSEPLVVLDGAHNQDAARALVATVSTVFPVGRRILVVGALGPRRPEDFFDELVALAPDLVVTCTAPSPRAVPAGELAALAAERRMEVESVPDAVDAVRLAVAAAEETDLVLVTGSFYVLSAARRALGADPVADDLDDF
- a CDS encoding rod shape-determining protein MreC, with the protein product MVAVPRPAGRSRPTLLLLVAAALTLLTLQFRGAEPLSAFQQGIRDVLDPVRSASERVARPVQSAWHGLFDYDDLLAENERLADELARMRGRRLTGEADKELLERLLGEVDIDYTTLETVVVRILGTPPGNFSTYSLEVDKGQDDGLEEGMAVVTGAGLVGRLEVVDRSRSIVRLATHPEFRMGVRLVGSQDEGLARGGGATGRLVIDAGIRLDAVVKAGEVVVTSGGRSRFPADIPVGRVSDPDDDAEFDRQIIVDPEASLENLSFLNVVLDPVRFDLEPSRRR